One Natrinema marinum genomic window carries:
- a CDS encoding DNA-directed RNA polymerase subunit B'', protein MAMELNRDERREISREYFSKERIAEHHYRSFNAFLNRGMQEVVDEKATIDTDIGDKEGEEPVHVKLGDVRVVTPRVREADGSEELLYPQEARLRNITYSAPVFMEMSIVKGEEGDQRVVDSTETKIGRMPIMVGSEKCNIAGFSDEELIEIGEDPADPGGYFIVNGSERVLMTSEDLAPNKILAEYDTKYGDEIQVAKTFSQRRGYRALVLCERTRDGLLEVSFPSVSGSINFVTLVRALGLESDEEIVHKVSNDPEVVKYMLENLEEAEVQTEEEAIEALGKRVASGQGKNYQLKRANYVIDRYLLPHLHEDGVEEEDVRINKAHYLCRMAEACFELALGRREADDKDHYANKRLKVSGDLMKDLFRTALNKLARDVKYQLERANMRNRQLSVNTVVRSDVLTERLEHPIATGNWVGGRSGVSQLVDRTDFMGVLSHLRRLRSPLSRSQPHFEARDLHATQWGRIGPSETPEGPNCGLVKNFAQSMELSQNVEDEQELKRELASMGVEGIPGLEGIERTTASGDD, encoded by the coding sequence ATGGCAATGGAACTCAACCGCGACGAACGGCGAGAGATCTCGCGCGAATATTTCTCGAAGGAACGGATCGCCGAACACCACTACCGCTCGTTCAACGCCTTCCTCAACCGAGGGATGCAGGAAGTCGTCGACGAGAAGGCGACGATCGATACGGACATCGGTGACAAGGAAGGCGAGGAGCCGGTCCACGTCAAACTGGGCGACGTCCGCGTCGTCACCCCCCGCGTTCGGGAGGCAGACGGCTCCGAGGAGTTGCTCTACCCGCAGGAAGCGCGGCTTCGCAACATCACCTACTCCGCGCCGGTGTTCATGGAGATGTCCATCGTCAAGGGCGAGGAGGGCGACCAGCGGGTCGTCGATTCGACCGAGACGAAGATCGGCCGGATGCCGATCATGGTCGGCTCCGAGAAGTGTAACATCGCCGGTTTCTCCGACGAGGAGCTGATCGAGATCGGCGAGGACCCCGCCGACCCCGGCGGCTACTTCATCGTCAACGGCTCCGAGCGGGTGCTGATGACCAGCGAGGACTTAGCGCCGAACAAGATCCTCGCCGAGTACGACACCAAGTACGGCGACGAGATCCAGGTCGCCAAGACCTTCTCCCAGCGTCGGGGCTACCGCGCGCTGGTCCTCTGTGAGCGGACGCGAGATGGTCTGCTCGAGGTCTCGTTCCCCTCCGTGTCGGGCTCGATCAACTTCGTCACCCTCGTGCGCGCCCTCGGACTGGAGTCGGACGAGGAGATCGTCCACAAGGTCTCGAACGACCCCGAGGTCGTCAAGTACATGCTCGAGAACTTAGAGGAAGCGGAGGTCCAGACCGAGGAGGAAGCGATCGAAGCCCTCGGGAAGCGCGTCGCTTCCGGCCAGGGGAAGAACTACCAGCTCAAGCGGGCCAACTACGTCATCGACCGGTACCTCCTGCCGCACCTCCACGAGGACGGCGTCGAGGAAGAAGATGTCCGGATCAACAAGGCCCACTACCTCTGTCGGATGGCCGAGGCCTGCTTCGAACTCGCGCTCGGCCGGCGCGAGGCCGACGACAAGGACCACTACGCGAACAAGCGCCTGAAGGTCAGCGGCGACCTGATGAAAGACCTGTTCCGGACCGCGCTGAACAAGCTCGCCCGGGACGTGAAATATCAGCTCGAGCGCGCCAACATGCGCAACCGGCAGCTCTCGGTGAACACCGTCGTCCGCTCGGACGTGCTCACCGAACGCCTCGAGCACCCGATCGCGACGGGCAACTGGGTCGGCGGTCGCTCGGGCGTCTCCCAGCTGGTCGACCGAACGGACTTCATGGGTGTTCTCTCGCACCTGCGACGGCTTCGCAGTCCGCTCTCGCGCTCGCAACCGCACTTTGAGGCGCGGGACCTGCACGCGACCCAGTGGGGTCGTATCGGGCCGTCGGAGACCCCGGAAGGACCGAACTGCGGACTGGTGAAGAACTTCGCGCAGTCGATGGAGCTCTCCCAGAACGTCGAGGACGAGCAGGAACTCAAACGCGAACTGGCATCGATGGGCGTCGAGGGCATTCCCGGCCTCGAGGGCATCGAACGGACGACAGCGTCAGGGGACGACTGA